TACTACGTTAAACAAAACATATCGGTTCTCCATACGAAAATTAATTTCCAGTtggttgaatatttttttatttaaaaatggaatcTACCTCTGAGCTACCTGATGACTGTTCTCTTGTATTGGATGAAGAGGAGAAAGAATTCTTAGCCTTGGTAAGTTGTAATCAGGAGACCATAACAACATGTTGAGACTGATGATGTGTTCAACATTTTATGTCATGTGTTaaacacttttttctttttaatagaaaaatttcaaagaagcaATAGCGGAAATTGAGGGACATTTTACTCACAAAGCAAAGCTTCGTAGTAGGATTCATGCAACAATTCAAAATCGTCCAGAAGAATCCCATTTTTCGAAATTAGATTCAAGCATTAAAAAGAACACAGCATTCGTTAGAAAGCTCAAGAACTTTACAGAAGCCCAAAAAGAAAGCATTTTGAAGGACATCAACACACTGAACCTGACCAAATACATCAGTGAAGTTGCCAATGCAATTGTTGaagcaaaattaaaaatgacagataTCGCCAGCATTCTGCAAGTGTGTGTTGTCCTTCACGAGAAATATGTTGACTTTGCCCCCCAAATTCTAGAAGCATGGCAAAAAGTTCTTTCCTTGAAGAAAGATGAAAAGGTATACCCTAGCATATTTTTATCATAGTCCTATTGAAacacgttttctttttgtagatTTCAAATCCAAGTAAGATGAGAGTCGATGTCCGATTCTATGCGGATTTGATATCGTGCGGAGTTTTGACCCCTAAAGAAGGTCTTCCTTTACTCGGTAGTTTTCTTACCAATTTGATTCATGGCGACAAGGAAGAACATAACAGCGCCACCATCATTCTTGCTTTCTGCAAGTTTTGTGGGGAGGACTACGCAGGTCTCGTTTCTCAAAAATTGCTGAACGATGCTGAACGCTTCAAAATAGCTATTCCAACGAGCAACTGGCTTCCAGCTGACAAACGCCAAAATGTTAGAAACCTCCTGCGTGAATATTATACGTCTCTCTGTAAACATCTTACTCAGGTTAGATTCATTAGTTTGATTCCATCTCCTAGAAAGGACTtccgttaatttttttttactatcagGATCACAAAGAACTTCAAAACTTCGAGAGACAAAATCGGCGGATCTTACAAACGAAAGGAGAATTAagcaacgaaagaaaagaaaagcaggAGATTTTGAATCAAAGTTTTACAAAACTTTTGAACATGACCCAACAATTTGCTGACATCTTGGCTGAGGAGTTACCCGAGCTTCGACAAGATCTAAGTCCCAGAGACGAAGAGTGTTCTGTGCTGGAGCTGTGCGAGAACATGTCAGATCAGGCACGCGAAACTCTAAATGAACTTCTGTGGGAGAACGAAGAAGGGCGACAGTTCTACGAAAGTCTTCCTAATCTGAGCGTTTATCTCCCAAACTTGATTCCCAAAGTCACCGCAGAAACTCTGCCTCCTCCCGATCCAGTCGAACAGGTACGAACCTAATCCATGTTTTAATTTgtgttgaattttaatttattgttgTACTAGATGATTGATATCGAAAAAGAAgcgaaagaaatagaagaaggcGAGCAAGTCAAAGATGAAGGCGATGAAGATATCAAACCTGCCGAGTTAGAAGGTATTATattgtttattgttttatatttCCCTTTATATTTTAATGGTCGTTACCTTTCTTGGCTTTCTAAATAGATGAAAAAGAGGATGCAGATGTTCCAGTCAGTCTTCAATCAAATAAAGTGCTACTGGATAGTTTTCTTACCACTCTGACAGCTTGCGTCAATCGTGAAATGATCGACTCAGCTGCCATTGAGTTTTCTACAAATCtaaacacaaaacacaatCGCAAGAAACTCGTTAGgtaaaccccccaaaaattgaaataataatcgaatTATCCTTTAATGTTATATTATTTTACACCTAGGGCTCTATTTACTGTACAGCGAACTCGATTGGATCTCTTGCCATTCTACTCTCGACTGGTGGCCACTTTGCATCCGTATATCCCTGAAGTTGCGACAGATTTGTGTAACTTCCTCAGACAAGACTTCAAATATCATGTTCGGAAAAAGGTTAGTTTTTAGACTTGTTTTTGATTAATGTTGTAagcttaatattattattttttgttatttaggaTCAAATAAATATCGAGACCAAGGTGAAAATTGTTCGTTTCATAGGCGAGCTAACAAAATTTGGCATGTACCCATGCGCAGATGCATTGCAATGTTTTAAACAGCTTTTGCTAAACTTTGCCCATCATTACATTGAAATGACGTGCCATCTGCTTGAGACGTGCGGAAGATTCCTGCTTCACCAGCCAGATTCCCACCAACGCACAAAAGTCTACTTGGTACACGGATTAACTCTTTTCTGGTATAAAGTATTGCAATAATAATTCCCAATATTTGATAAAAGGATCAAATGATGCGAAAGAAATCGATGTTGGCGTCAGACTCGCGCTATCTGACGATGATTGAGAATGCCTACTACCAAGTCGTTCCCGTGGATAGCAGTGCTAGGAGTAGTCACATCAAAATCCGTCCTCCGCTCCATCAATACATCCGCCAACTTCTTTTTGTCGAGCTTGGAAACAAAGGATCTACAAATAAGATCCTCAAACAACTTAGAAAGCTCAACTGGAAAGATCCTGAAGTAGCATCTTATGCTGTTCGCTGTTTAACTTCAGCGTGGAAGGTCAAGTTTCCTAACATTCGTACATTAGCTGGGGTCGTGGCCGAGTTGACACTCTATCAGGAATTCGTTGGTCACCGGATAGTCGATGCCGTTTTGGAGGATATAAGATGGAGTTTAGAGTTTCCCATATCGAAATTCAATCAAAGGCGCGTGAGCATGGCAAAATACTTGGCCGAGCTCTACAACTACCGCATGGTTGAATCATCGGTCGTCTTCAAAGTATTGCacattattacatttttttctattttatcagCAACTAAAATtgctaacattttaaaatatctgCAGGTTCTGTACACTTGCATCACGTTCGCAGTCAGTTTCGATTATAATATCGAATCCGATTTGGATCAGCCAGATAACCTTATGCGGTTACGATTAGTCTTGACCATCCTTGACACATGCGGAGTCTTTTTCAGTTCGGGATTGTCTAAAAAACGGTTGGACTATTACCTGGTTTATCTGCAGGTAACTAACGCTTAGCTGTCACAGTCTGTTTACAGTATTGATTAATGGTGACCTTTTGTGTCTAGTACTACTATTTGTTCAAAAGATCTTTGCCGATCTGGACCGATGACAATCCATTTCCAGTAGCAATTGATTTTGGCATTAAGGACATGCTGTTGACCCTGCGTCCGAAATTGAAAGCTTATAAAACCCTGCAAGAAGCTGCCGATGCAGTGGAAAATCTGGAGAAGGAACTGATGAATAAACTTTCACAAGCTGTAACTATCCATACTTTGTggattttgaatttaaaattaacccTTGTACCGTTATGTTTCCTAGATGCCAGAATTGCAGATGGACGTGGTACTTGCCGATGATACCTTGGCCTGCATCGAAGAAGAGGTAATGTTTAAAAGGAACTTAAGTAATAGgaaagaattaaattattggaaattgttttatttaaaaaaggatatgGAGGAAGGCGAAGAAATGCGGGAAGTGGACGACGACTCTATCAATGATGAGCAATCGCTTTCTCGTTCCATGTCTCAAATGACCACACGTGGTGAAACCACCCAACCGGACGAAGACACGCACAACGTCGAAGCAAGTCGAATTTGTAATGCTAGAAAATGGTTGGATGCTAATATGAGTCATTTGTTACAGGACGACCGCTGTGTGGTAACAGCACCTCGGAAAGCGCTTTGTCCCGAAGATGACGATTTCATGGCCGCTCTAGATCGTATGGTGGCCGAGAACATTCACGATGCATACACTCGCGGCAAGGAAGTCAGCAAACCACCTGCCGTCGATATTGCCATCCCTTGGCAGGTTAAGGCATCGCTCAAAAGACCTGGTGCGTTAAGAGGAAACGAGCCGAGCTGTTCATTTATTAATCAATCACTTGGTTGATGCACGTTGCAGATGGATCGGATAAAAATTTTCTGGGCGATTCCATTGGAGGTGAATTGGGAGGTGCCTTGGCAGTTGCTGAAGCTTCTTCCGCCTGTGCCGCCATCGCTTCGTCTCCTCCTTCAGCAGTCCATGACAATCCTACGGTGAATTTCTTCCTAATGACGCGTAAAGGCAATAAGCCACAGTTCAAGAATCTGGCAGTGCCTTCGGACTCTGAACTTGCACAGAACCTACGGAATCGAGAAGAGGTACTGTCTTCCACTTGACTTTTAAAATGACGGCGGTTAATTTCTATTGTGACTCGCGACACAGGCCGAAAAAGCGGAGAAGGAACGTGTGAAAAAGTTGACACTGGatttcaatgaacgccaggaagaagaagagtttcaGGATTTGTACGGCGGAGTAAGTGATGACAAATTCAGAAAGTTCTCAATATTATTTATTGAAATACATTTGACTTGGAGTtacaacaaaatatttatgttTGTAGGTAAATCGTCCAGCTGTTCACAACGTCAATCGCGATCGCCGAGGTCGTTTCCAGCATCCCAAAGGCGTTCCGGACGCTGAGCTCATATTTGGAGGAGCGAGAAAGAATCGGTGAAATGATTCAGCCGTCCCCCAGGGGCGATGTTCAGAGTtttgattagtttttttgAGCAAATAAGTAAAATGAAAAGGGATCCAGAAATATCACGGAACAATCCACGGGTTGCGGAAGCGATGTACGACGAGACATAGGTTTATTTTACGTCATAATTGACGTCGTATTTTCCCTGCATACGTGTCTCTTCCTTGCTGTTTCGCCAGCCGTAAACAATGTAAACAGATAAACCTGACAGAAATGAAGCAAGCAAATAATTACTGTTTAAGTTCAATacaagaattgttttttttttctttcaacttgcCTATGGCCATGTAAATGGAGTATTGAACCCAGGTAACCATCCTCATATTCACCATTAAATACGCATTAATCAAGATACTCAAAGCTGGCAACAATGGAACTAGAGGGACCTAAttatatttcaattgattagTTTAGCGAAATCTAATTTTAGGAGAGAAATGTGGTACTTTGAATGCAAGCTGGTTGGGTGATTGCGGCAGTCGGTGGATGGCCACCAGTGATATCAGTAAAATAGTTGTCAGACATCCAACTAAAGTTAGAGCCCACGTTTCCTTTTGCACGAGGTTATCCGCCGTGTAAGAGAGACTCAGGCTAAGTGCGATTGCAACCAGTACTATAGATAATAAAAAGatgattaattaaaatcaattcTGAGAATCTtttctaaaacaattgatgGAAAATACCGTAAACAACAGTGAGCCAGGAAGCAACTTTGCCACTGAATCCGGTTGGTAGACGTCCACGTTGAACGAAAATCTGTCTCAACACTGTCTGGCTTTCAACTGACGAATCGGACACGTAACGAATTTGGTTCTGGGCAACGCCGGCCAAGAGTCCAGTCACTTCGCCACTCTCCGACGCTGTAGTGATGTTCTCTTCCGGCTGATAGCGTAAAACGATGATGCACGCGGCGACTAAAGCGAAGGCGAACAGAGTGGCCAGCGCCATCAGGTCCACCAGATCTTGCAAGTTAAATAGGCAGGCAAACAAAGCTGGATGGGAAAACAAACCCGAAACGTTTAAACTTAATAACTATTTATTGCGCAATCGAAGAAAAGGATTTATAAGATGGGATATACCTGCCGCTGTTCCAGAAACAACGGTGGCGATTGTAGGGGTCAGAGTTTTAAAGTTGATTCGTGCGAGCACTTTAAACAAAAGTCCATCCTCTGCCATGGcctaaatcaattcaattttctcatttagaaaatttaatattatttgatCATTAATTAGTTTCAAACTTACGTAAACGATACGGGGCAACGGGAACAAGGCGCCAACCAAActattaaaacaaacaaaaaaattgaaatgggtTTGTTACGTTATTGTTCACCATCAGAAAAGTTCCCATAGTTAATATGACCTGGTAGATAGACCGAAAAGCGTTCCAATGCTAACTACCCATCGGGCAACGGGCCAGCCCAGTTGTTCAAAAGCATAAGGGATCGGAGTGTCAATATcctgtgaaaaataaataaaggaagAAATGATAAGGATATGCAAATTAATCAAAAGTTGTCGAGATCATACTTGAAGGTAATAAGGCCAGATGAGCGTCAAGATGGCAGCCATGGCCGAATAGGCGACGAAAACGACACCCAGGCACATGCAGATGGCCAACGGAATGGTTCTCCTCGGATTCTGGGCTTCCTCGCCTATACACAAATTGATCAATTTCTAGACTTAATTCAGTTTTTAAGGTTATAATTTAAATCTGATGAGTACATACTTGCAGTGGCAATGGTATCGAATCCCTGGAAGCCAAAGAAACAAGTGGCAGCTCCGGCAATGATGCCTTTAAATCCAAAGGGCAAGAAGCCACCAGATCCTGCCTTCTCTCGAACGGTGGGATCTTCGATCTCTTCCGGTCTGATTTGCCAATTGTGGAAATCAACTGTTTTGGGAAAAAGATATCAATTATTCACGTGTTATTTCCGTGTTGTGGAATCAATTACGCCGTACCTTTGAAGCATCCGCAGATGATGACGTACGAGACAATACACAAATTGCACATAGTGAAAATGTTGTTGAAACGAGTGGACTCTTTGACTCCCAAAGTCAAAATGGCTACAGCGCCAAATTGGACGAACAAAACCACAACATAACAGTTAAAAGAATAATGCGGCAAAGAATAACTGGAATATGCAAAGTTCTATCTTGTACCTGTCAGAGTGAGAACGAGACCGAAAGCGAAGAGATCCGGATAGGACGCCAAGAACTCGACGCCCATGCTGAGATGTTCTCGGAAATAGTTTCGCATGGGGTTGCCCAACAGTTGATCAACGTATCCACTGTAGCCTCGAGCCACACTGCTCGTACCTGATGGGTTAAATAGGTGATAACGTATAAATGACTACACAATCGCTTTCGACTGtctcaaaagaaatttataCTCAGCACAAATTCCAAGATGAGATTCCAGCCCATTAAGAAGGCCAGCCCTTCGCCCAGCGTGACGTAACAATAGACGTAAGCCGATCCGCAGCTGGGAACACGAGCTCCGAACTCTGCGAAACACAAACCTGGGCAAACATCGATCAaggttaaataataataaaaaattttgtctgATTGGTTACGAAAACAAACGTTTACCGGCTAATAGCGAAGCCACGGCTGCGATAAAGAACGAGAGGATGACAGCAGGACCGGCCTGTGTTTTGGCCACTGTTCCAGCCAGAACATAAATTCCAATACCTGCAAAATCGAGTTGGTTttggttattattttaaaaaatcaataaaattgttacaatcaaatggaaatgatGAATTACCTAGGGTACTGCCGACCCCCAGGGCCGTCAGATCCCACACCGTGAGAACTCTAGCCAATTGGCTGGTATTGAGCTCGAGAGATTCACGAGCCATTGACTTTCTTCTGAAGAGTCGAGTCAGCACTCCCGAAATCACGTTCCGCGAGAAACTCATTTTCCAATGTCTGTTTGATTGAAGGCCACCACAAGAGACGATCCTGACCAAGACACTCGCAGAAACAAAATGCAACAGGACAAAATTCCAACTTCTTGGATGGGATGCAACCGAATACCGCCccagctttttcttttcggtgaTTATTTACTGATTGGTGTATCTTTTCTTTCGGTTTTGTCAGGACAAAAATAACAGTCAAATAAACGgggcgaaaaaaacaaaagatgaagaagaaatgggGAGTGATTTCTGGGCGCAGCCGACTAGGCCAATGGCAGAGTACCGTGTGACCCAGTGCTGAGACTGAGACGAGCTGTCACTTGGAATTCGACCTTATAAGACAAAAGACAGTACGGCCTACAAAAGTGCAACTACACCAgacgacgaaaagaaaaatcctgaAGGTCGCCGACGCCATTAATGTCTCAAAAACCACACACACGTGCGCCCGGGGCCGGCGCCGAAAAGGTCCTTATCAAGTGTCAAAATGTTGTTCCTTATTTGGGTGTTCTGCTGATTTGTGTTGGCAAGCGGAGACAACGGCGTGTGTGTGCGCTAACTGTCGCTTGTTATTGTCGATGTCATTTGGTATAGAAGAAAGAGGATAACATCCCTACGCTTAATAATTGGTAAGTCTTTAGGAAATCCCtcgtcatttattttatcatgaGTCGGAAAAAGTCTCGAGGAAACGGATCCGCCCACTCCATCTGGTGTAGATAAAGGTGTGtagcgacgaagaagaagattagCCGACGCAATCAAAGCggccttattttcttttctttttctttttgattatcTCGAACTGATTCAATtacacaaagaagaagaggaatttGTTGTGTGCGGGTTGTGTGTGTCCTTGGGAAATTTTTAAACCCaatcaaaaaaatgtgtgCGACGTGTGAAACTTTTTGGaggtttttt
The sequence above is drawn from the Daphnia pulicaria isolate SC F1-1A chromosome 1, SC_F0-13Bv2, whole genome shotgun sequence genome and encodes:
- the LOC124320233 gene encoding regulator of nonsense transcripts 2-like isoform X2, which codes for MESTSELPDDCSLVLDEEEKEFLALKNFKEAIAEIEGHFTHKAKLRSRIHATIQNRPEESHFSKLDSSIKKNTAFVRKLKNFTEAQKESILKDINTLNLTKYISEVANAIVEAKLKMTDIASILQVCVVLHEKYVDFAPQILEAWQKVLSLKKDEKISNPSKMRVDVRFYADLISCGVLTPKEGLPLLGSFLTNLIHGDKEEHNSATIILAFCKFCGEDYAGLVSQKLLNDAERFKIAIPTSNWLPADKRQNVRNLLREYYTSLCKHLTQDHKELQNFERQNRRILQTKGELSNERKEKQEILNQSFTKLLNMTQQFADILAEELPELRQDLSPRDEECSVLELCENMSDQARETLNELLWENEEGRQFYESLPNLSVYLPNLIPKVTAETLPPPDPVEQMIDIEKEAKEIEEGEQVKDEGDEDIKPAELEDEKEDADVPVSLQSNKVLLDSFLTTLTACVNREMIDSAAIEFSTNLNTKHNRKKLVRALFTVQRTRLDLLPFYSRLVATLHPYIPEVATDLCNFLRQDFKYHVRKKDQINIETKVKIVRFIGELTKFGMYPCADALQCFKQLLLNFAHHYIEMTCHLLETCGRFLLHQPDSHQRTKVYLDQMMRKKSMLASDSRYLTMIENAYYQVVPVDSSARSSHIKIRPPLHQYIRQLLFVELGNKGSTNKILKQLRKLNWKDPEVASYAVRCLTSAWKVKFPNIRTLAGVVAELTLYQEFVGHRIVDAVLEDIRWSLEFPISKFNQRRVSMAKYLAELYNYRMVESSVVFKVLYTCITFAVSFDYNIESDLDQPDNLMRLRLVLTILDTCGVFFSSGLSKKRLDYYLVYLQYYYLFKRSLPIWTDDNPFPVAIDFGIKDMLLTLRPKLKAYKTLQEAADAVENLEKELMNKLSQAMPELQMDVVLADDTLACIEEEDMEEGEEMREVDDDSINDEQSLSRSMSQMTTRGETTQPDEDTHNVEDDRCVVTAPRKALCPEDDDFMAALDRMVAENIHDAYTRGKEVSKPPAVDIAIPWQVKASLKRPDGSDKNFLGDSIGGELGGALAVAEASSACAAIASSPPSAVHDNPTVNFFLMTRKGNKPQFKNLAVPSDSELAQNLRNREEAEKAEKERVKKLTLDFNERQEEEEFQDLYGGVNRPAVHNVNRDRRGRFQHPKGVPDAELIFGGARKNR
- the LOC124320233 gene encoding regulator of nonsense transcripts 2-like isoform X1, with amino-acid sequence MESTSELPDDCSLVLDEEEKEFLALKNFKEAIAEIEGHFTHKAKLRSRIHATIQNRPEESHFSKLDSSIKKNTAFVRKLKNFTEAQKESILKDINTLNLTKYISEVANAIVEAKLKMTDIASILQVCVVLHEKYVDFAPQILEAWQKVLSLKKDEKISNPSKMRVDVRFYADLISCGVLTPKEGLPLLGSFLTNLIHGDKEEHNSATIILAFCKFCGEDYAGLVSQKLLNDAERFKIAIPTSNWLPADKRQNVRNLLREYYTSLCKHLTQDHKELQNFERQNRRILQTKGELSNERKEKQEILNQSFTKLLNMTQQFADILAEELPELRQDLSPRDEECSVLELCENMSDQARETLNELLWENEEGRQFYESLPNLSVYLPNLIPKVTAETLPPPDPVEQMIDIEKEAKEIEEGEQVKDEGDEDIKPAELEDEKEDADVPVSLQSNKVLLDSFLTTLTACVNREMIDSAAIEFSTNLNTKHNRKKLVRALFTVQRTRLDLLPFYSRLVATLHPYIPEVATDLCNFLRQDFKYHVRKKDQINIETKVKIVRFIGELTKFGMYPCADALQCFKQLLLNFAHHYIEMTCHLLETCGRFLLHQPDSHQRTKVYLDQMMRKKSMLASDSRYLTMIENAYYQVVPVDSSARSSHIKIRPPLHQYIRQLLFVELGNKGSTNKILKQLRKLNWKDPEVASYAVRCLTSAWKVKFPNIRTLAGVVAELTLYQEFVGHRIVDAVLEDIRWSLEFPISKFNQRRVSMAKYLAELYNYRMVESSVVFKVLYTCITFAVSFDYNIESDLDQPDNLMRLRLVLTILDTCGVFFSSGLSKKRLDYYLVYLQYYYLFKRSLPIWTDDNPFPVAIDFGIKDMLLTLRPKLKAYKTLQEAADAVENLEKELMNKLSQAMPELQMDVVLADDTLACIEEEDMEEGEEMREVDDDSINDEQSLSRSMSQMTTRGETTQPDEDTHNVEASRICNARKWLDANMSHLLQDDRCVVTAPRKALCPEDDDFMAALDRMVAENIHDAYTRGKEVSKPPAVDIAIPWQVKASLKRPDGSDKNFLGDSIGGELGGALAVAEASSACAAIASSPPSAVHDNPTVNFFLMTRKGNKPQFKNLAVPSDSELAQNLRNREEAEKAEKERVKKLTLDFNERQEEEEFQDLYGGVNRPAVHNVNRDRRGRFQHPKGVPDAELIFGGARKNR
- the LOC124320301 gene encoding cationic amino acid transporter 2-like; amino-acid sequence: MSFSRNVISGVLTRLFRRKSMARESLELNTSQLARVLTVWDLTALGVGSTLGIGIYVLAGTVAKTQAGPAVILSFFIAAVASLLAGLCFAEFGARVPSCGSAYVYCYVTLGEGLAFLMGWNLILEFVLSTSSVARGYSGYVDQLLGNPMRNYFREHLSMGVEFLASYPDLFAFGLVLTLTAILTLGVKESTRFNNIFTMCNLCIVSYVIICGCFKVDFHNWQIRPEEIEDPTVREKAGSGGFLPFGFKGIIAGAATCFFGFQGFDTIATASEEAQNPRRTIPLAICMCLGVVFVAYSAMAAILTLIWPYYLQDIDTPIPYAFEQLGWPVARWVVSIGTLFGLSTSLVGALFPLPRIVYAMAEDGLLFKVLARINFKTLTPTIATVVSGTAAALFACLFNLQDLVDLMALATLFAFALVAACIIVLRYQPEENITTASESGEVTGLLAGVAQNQIRYVSDSSVESQTVLRQIFVQRGRLPTGFSGKVASWLTVVYVLVAIALSLSLSYTADNLVQKETWALTLVGCLTTILLISLVAIHRLPQSPNQLAFKVPLVPLLPALSILINAYLMVNMRMVTWVQYSIYMAIGLSVYIVYGWRNSKEETRMQGKYDVNYDVK